A genomic segment from Cyprinus carpio isolate SPL01 chromosome A4, ASM1834038v1, whole genome shotgun sequence encodes:
- the LOC109083539 gene encoding uncharacterized protein LOC109083539, with protein MLVQEMHAMDEEKYHQNFRMSAAKFNFLARRIGERIQHKRTHIALISVAERLAMVLCYLSSGCSQVGVAASYRLASCTILKIIPEVCTAIWDTLQLEFVPFPSQTQWMDIAHDFCRDWNFPMCLGAINRKHVTIKAPQNAGNDYFNFKGSHSDVLMAACDAHYRFTMVDVNTMEASSRKVYIRVQANQWHSGAATTSHPARHGCHQPACFCCRCSFPTAPKSHAPIPRLQPHDSTASIQLLTFPGPKDHRKHIRHYGIPMEDF; from the exons ATGTTGGTGCAGGAGATGCATGCAATGGACGAGGAGAAGTACCATCAGAACTTTCGAATGTCTGCCGCCAAATTTAACTTCCTGGCCCGCAGAATCGGTGAACGCATCCAGCACAAAAGAACACACATTGCTCTGATCAGTGTGGCGGAAAGGTTAGCGATGGTTTTATGCTATTTATCATCTGGATGTTCTCAGGTCGGTGTGGCTGCAAGTTACAGACTGGCCAGCTGCACTATATTGAAGATTATTCCAGAGGTGTGCACGGCCATTTGGGACACTCTGCAGCTGGAATTCGTCCCCTTCCCATCCCAGACACAGTGGATGGACATAGCACATGATTTTTGTAGAGACTGGAACTTCCCAATGTGTCTTGGTGCCATCAACAGGAAGCATGTCACCATCAAAGCCCCCCAGAATGCTGGAAATGACTATTTTAATTTCAAGGGGAGTCACTCAGATGTTCTGATGGCTGCTTGTGATGCCCATTACCGGTTCACAATGGTGGACGTGAACACAATGGAGGCGTCTTCAAGAAAAGTATATATACGGGTCCAAGCTAATCAATGGCACTCTGGAGCTGCCACGACCAGCCACCCTGCCAGGCACGGATGTCACCAACCCGCATGTTTTTGTTGCAGATGCAGCTTTCCCACTGCTCCCAAATCTCATGCGCCCATTCCCAG GCTCCAACCTCACGACAGCACAGCAAGTATACAACTACTGACATTCCCGGGCCCAAAGGATCATAGAAAACACATTCGTCATTATGGCATCCCGATGGAGGATTTTTGA